One Chanodichthys erythropterus isolate Z2021 chromosome 22, ASM2448905v1, whole genome shotgun sequence DNA window includes the following coding sequences:
- the LOC137012103 gene encoding E3 ubiquitin-protein ligase TRIM39-like: protein MAESASISSQGRETRRRINLPPDLSSSSGPLTEELQCSICLDVFNDPVSTSCGHNFCKTCLNKCWDNSQTCSCPCCKETFKHRPDLKTNTTLRELVDHYKKSCFPEKTTEVRKETDVLCDICEERKQKALKSCLVCQSSYCETHLERHLRVAGLKKHKLINPVSNLEEYICPKHERPLELFCRDDQTCVCPMCDVTDHKNHNTVSIEEESEEKKSQLMKTQKGVQQIIQDRIMKIQDIKHSSEVRKRNTEKQKAARVELFTDLIRSIERCQTELLEMMEEQQKAAEKQEEELIEELEQEITELKMRNTELEELSHTEDHLHLLQTYSSLCSPRNTRNWSEISMKTDESLETLRKALTQLQDTLQEKLTLTELKRMQQYAVDVTLDPDTAHPKLILSDDGKQVRCGDIKQKLPDNPERFDQCICVLGKERFSSGRFYFEVQVKEKTDWDLGVARESIIRKGTITPTPSNGYWIVGLWNEYIAFADPPVSLSLSVKPQRVGVFVDYEEGLVSFYDVESSSHIYSFTGQSFNDKLCPYFCPGPNNGGKNSTPLIITPVSYNK, encoded by the exons ATGGCAGAATCGGCATCAATATCATCACAAGGAAGAGAGACCAGGAGACGTATAAATCTGCCTCCAG ATTTGTCTTCCTCCAGTGGTCCACTGACTGAGGAGCTTCAGTGCTCTATCTGTCTGGACGTGTTCAATGATCCAGTCAGCACTTCATGTGGACACAACTTCTGCAAGACCTGTCTGAATAAGTGCTGGGACAACAGCCAGACCTGCAGCTGTCCATGTTGTAAAGAAACATTCAAGCACAGACCTGATCTCAAGACTAATACCACACTCAGAGAGCTTGTAGATCACTATAAGAAAAGTTGTTTTCCTGAGAAAACAACTGAAGTTCGGAAAGAAACTGATGTTCTGTGTGACATCTGTGAGGAAAGAAAGCAGAAAGCCCTGAAGTCGTGTCTGGTGTGTCAGAGCTCTTACTGTGAAACTCACCTGGAGCGTCATTTGAGAGTGGCAGGTTTAAAGAAACACAAACTGATCAATCCTGTGAGTAATCTGGAGGAATATATATGTCCGAAACATGAGAGACCTCTGGAGCTGTTCTGTAGAGATGATCAGACATGTGTGTGTCCGATGTGTGACGTGACAGACCACAAGAACCACAACACTGTTTCTATAGAAGAGGAGAGTGAGGAGAAGAAG TCTCAACTGATGAAAACACAGAAAGGAGTGCAGCAGATTATCCAGGACAGAATCATGAAGATTCAAGACATCAAACACTCATCAGAAGTCAGAAAA AGAAACACAGAGAAGCAGAAAGCAGCCCGTGTCGAGCTCTTCACTGATCTGATCCGCTCCATTGAGAGATGTCAGACTGAACTGCTGGAGATGATGGAGGAGCAGCAGAAAGCAGCAGAGAAACAGGAGGAAGAGCTCATTGAAGAGCTGGAGCAGGAGATCACGGAGCTAAAGATGAGAAACACTGAGCTGGAGGAGCTCTCACACACTGAAGATCACCTCCACCTTCTACAG ACCTACTCATCCCTGTGCAGCCCTAGAAACACCAGGAACTGGTCTGAGATCAGTATGAAGACGGATGAAAGTCTGGAGACTCTGAGGAAAGCTCTGACTCAACTGCAGGACACTCTACAGGAGAAACTCACACTAACTG AGCTGAAGAGGATGCAGCAGtatgcag TGGATGTGACTCTGGATCCTGATACAGCTCATCCAAAACTCATCCTGTCTGATGATGGAAAACAAGTGAGATGTGGAGACATTAAACAGAAACTCCCAGACAATCCAGAGAGATTTGATCAATGTATATGTGTTCTGGGAAAGGAGAGATTCTCCTCAGGGAGATTTTATTTTGAGGTGCAGGTGAAGGAAAAGACTGACTGGGATTTAGGAGTGGCCAGAGAATCCATTATCAGGAAGGGAACGATCACACCGACTCCCAGTAATGGATACTGGATTGTGGGACTGTGGAATGAATATATTGCCTTTGCTGATCCTCccgtctctctgtctctgagcGTGAAGCCGCAGCGGGTCGGTGTGTTTGTGGATTATGAGGAGGGTCTGGTCTCCTTTTATGATGTGGAGTCCAGCTCTCATATCTACTCTTTCACTGGTCAGTCTTTCAATGACAAACTCTGTCCATATTTTTGCCCAGGCCCTAATAATGGAGGTAAAAACTCAACTCCACTGATCATCACACCTGTCAGTTACAATAAATGA